A genomic window from Salvia hispanica cultivar TCC Black 2014 chromosome 5, UniMelb_Shisp_WGS_1.0, whole genome shotgun sequence includes:
- the LOC125189211 gene encoding zinc finger CCCH domain-containing protein 22-like — translation MDTYEATQVVMSRIQSMDPENASKIMGSILIQDQGDKEMIRLAFVPDSILLSYINQAKSRLSSSPKPFSSSPRILIPNNNFHHHHHFTNPSSSPTPSLSPRPFSYAAALNAPTTPSAQSFNFYGGDDSSVDPAMSPSGRSDSLVFPYGAEEPSPHHPFHRRSSSVNDAAFLANMDDCGGGGGWRPCMYFARGFCKNGSSCKFLHGGEEAAAEVGSPGKGFDELMRMKAIQQQRLALMASSPRGHFSAYNKCIDFLNENPRNEFLPMGLGAAALSSSSRQIYLTFPADSTFKEEDVSSYFSMFGPVQDVRIPFQQKRMFGFVTFVYPETVKLILAKGNPHFVCDSRVLVKPYKEKGKVAEKKQQHHLDLGMESSENIELPFGSRMLFNTPEMMLRRKLEQEAELQHAIELQERRIMNLQLMDLKNHQHNHHLLQGFRAGIPMSSPRQSQFLMNQNFIPDGSNQENTEEFDGPAKSTNLVPEGTKFCNNIVVGNDNGDDSNTPHSFDHMLPDNLFASPTKVAGEHRSLFSEASASADDSIPVTMTSSKNTTSLVLPALASLKSCSVEIPRFSAGQEAIEM, via the exons ATGGACACATACGAAGCTACTCAAGTAGTGATGTCAAGGATCCAAAGCATGGATCCGGAAAACGCCTCCAAAATCATGGGCTCCATTCTGATTCAGGATCAAGGCGACAAGGAGATGATACGCTTAGCATTCGTCCCTGATTCCATCCTCCTCTCCTACATCAACCAAGCCAAGTCCCGTCTCTCCTCTTCCCCAAAGCCCTTCTCCTCCTCCCCAAGAATCTTGATTCCCAACAACAAtttccaccaccaccaccacttcACCAACCCAAGCAGCAGCCCCACCCCTTCCCTCAGCCCGAGGCCCTTCTCCTACGCCGCCGCTCTCAACGCCCCCACCACTCCCTCCGCccaaagtttcaatttttacgGCGGCGACGACTCCTCCGTGGATCCAGCGATGAGCCCAAGTGGCCGGAGTGACTCCCTCGTCTTCCCATATGGCGCGGAGGAGCCAAGCCCCCACCACCCCTTCCACCGCCGGAGCAGCTCGGTGAACGACGCTGCGTTTCTTGCTAACATGGATGactgcggcggcggcggcgggtgGCGCCCCTGCATGTACTTTGCCAGGGGCTTCTGCAAGAATGGGAGCTCTTGCAAGTTCCTTCACGGCGGAGaagaggcggcggcggaggtgggGTCTCCGGGAAAGGGGTTTGATGAGTTGATGAGGATGAAGGCGATTCAGCAGCAGAGGCTTGCGCTCATGGCGTCGTCTCCTCGCGGCCATTTTTCTGCTTACAATAAATGCATCGACTTTCTCAATGAGAATCCgag GAATGAGTTTTTACCTATGGGATTGGGGGCTGCTGCTTTGAGTTCGAGCTCTCGGCAAATTTACTTGACATTTCCAGCAGATAGTACTTTCAAGGAGGAAGATGTCTCTAGCTATTTTAG TATGTTTGGACCTGTTCAAGATGTTAGGATTCCGTTTCAGCAGAAGCGGATGTTTGGCTTTGTGACGTTTGTGTATCCGGAAACGGTCAAGCTCATCTTGGCAAAAGGGAATCCTCACTTTGTCTGTGATTCTCGCGTGCTTGTCAAGCCTTACAAGGAGAAGGGGAAAGTCGCTGAAAA GAAACAACAACACCACTTGGATTTGGGCATGGAGTCTAGTGAGAACATTGAGCTCCCCTTTG GATCTAGAATGTTGTTCAATACACCGGAGATGATGCTGAGGAGAAAACTGGAGCAGGAGGCCGAATTACAGCATGCGATCGAGCTTCAAGAAAGAAGGATCATGAATTTGCAACTGATGGACCTGAAAAACCATCAGCATAATCATCACCTCTTGCAAGGTTTTAGAGCCGGAATTCCAATGTCCTCGCCTCGCCAGTCTCAGTTTCTGATGAATCAAAACTTCATCCCTGATGGCTCGAATCAAGAAAACACGGAAG AGTTTGATGGTCCAGCTAAATCTACTAACTTGGTGCCGGAAGGAACTAAATTCTGTAACAACATTGTTGTTGGCAACGACAACGGCGATGATTCTAATACCCCTCACAG CTTTGATCACATGCTTCCCGATAACCTTTTTGCTTCTCCAACAAAAGTAGCCGGTGAGCACCGTTCTCTTTTCTCTGAAGCTTCGGCCTCTGCTGATGATAGTATACCTGTAACAATGACCTCCTCCAAGAACACTACCAGCCTCGTGCTTCCCGCCCTGGCTTCTCTCAAATCGTGTAGCGTCGAAATACCAAG GTTTTCTGCTGGGCAAGAAGCCATTGAAATGTAG
- the LOC125186837 gene encoding uncharacterized protein LOC125186837 gives MEVAIIDWKTIDSRVVIDDLYEHINAPKWVDLTAQDDPVDDEAWFCRPDCDHPKKVEDFFNQKDITPLSSSKAKIQRSASVSDIPAYQRGNRDATLKKRGTNQPFGLVAEDAENQDPNFSTPLQHKARFGKAATKSSANKKEDSYANEGAPKLRSTLSARNLFSGTDLLSKVSEFCNELKKLTTRAQDKESAENHTEETSVGILSERKPLLETGGSKGRLRRKKRNEDGENTPITVDVNRIKHLDAEGKLPIRTCPPTPQCFSATPKPLRPRPMERGVLKDLKQMEKEVMKSSNHGGGEISEKEARSLDVFWFLKPCTLSS, from the exons ATGGAGGTAGCAATTATCGATTGGAAAACCATCGATTCGAGAGTAGTGATCGACGATTTGTATGAACACATCAATGCTCCAAAATGGGTTGATTTGACCGCCCAGGATGATCCCGTTGATGATGAAGCCTGGTTCTGCCGCCCAG ATTGCGATCACCCCAAGAAAGTTGAAGACTTCTTCAATCAGAAAGACATCACTCCTCTCTCCAGTTCCAAAGCCAAg ATTCAAAGATCAGCTAGTGTTTCCGATATTCCTGCTTATCAACGAGGCAACAG AGATGCAACGCTGAAGAAGAGAGGGACGAATCAGCCTTTCGGATTAGTAGCCGAAGATGCTGAGAATCAAGATCCCAATTTCTCAACCCCCTTGCAACACAAGGCTCGGTTTGGAAAGGCTGCAACCAAGTCAAGCGCTAACAAGAAAGAAGATAGCTATGCTAACGAGGGAGCACCGAAGCTGAGAAGCACTTTGTCTGCGAGGAATCTGTTCTCGGGCACGGATTTGCTGAGTAAAGTTTCCGAGTTCTGCAATGAGCTGAAGAAATTGACTACGAGGGCTCAAGATAAGGAGAGCGCGGAGAATCACACAGAAGAAACAAGTGTTGGGATTCTGAGCGAAAGGAAGCCGTTGCTGGAGACGGGCGGTTCCAAGGGGAGGCTGAGAAGGAAGAA GAGAAACGAAGATGGAGAGAACACCCCGATTACTGTGGACGTGAACAGAATCAAACACCTTGATGCCGAGGGCAAGCTGCCAATCCGCACTTGTCCTCCCACTCCACAGTGCTTTTCCGCGACGCCCAAGCCTCTCCGGCCGAGGCCTATG GAGAGAGGAGTTTTGAAGGATTTGAAGCAGATGGAGAAGGAAGTAATGAAGAGCAGCAACCATGGAGGAGGAGAGATTTCTGAGAAAGAAGCAAGATCTTTGGATGTTTTCTGGTTCCTAAAACCTTGCACTCTATCAAGTTAA